One segment of Amycolatopsis alba DSM 44262 DNA contains the following:
- a CDS encoding glycosyltransferase gives MRLIFTSLVSHGHLYPLLPLAVAARDAGHDVLFATGDDMRPVVEKAGLASESAGFGMREAFAAFFGPDASPPRASNGAPEEFYPVIGQVFGNVLPRRFLADLTPLLERHRPDLVVYESGNAGGAIAARLAGVPAIGHGFGRVSPGEVIDVINGRLAEFATEVGFEGAALHSYGDPVVDICPESVQSPDFLAGANRIPLRPVGWAEPGDLPPGVVGRDKSRPLIYLTLGTAFGDEDVLKRAIGGLARIDADVIVAAGPTVDPAQLGNVPANVRVEAWVPQAELLPHVDLVVHHGGSGTTLGAFGAGLPQLVLPQGADQFTNAEAVVAAGVGAQLIGGAIVEDAIHEQARTLLADEGVLGAARKLGDEVAAMPSPAEVAQRLPEFAG, from the coding sequence GTGCGATTGATCTTCACTTCTCTGGTGAGTCATGGTCATCTCTATCCCCTACTACCGCTCGCCGTCGCCGCTCGCGACGCCGGGCACGATGTCTTGTTCGCCACCGGTGACGACATGCGGCCGGTGGTCGAAAAGGCCGGTTTGGCCTCGGAAAGTGCCGGATTCGGGATGCGCGAGGCGTTCGCCGCCTTCTTCGGTCCCGACGCTTCCCCGCCCCGTGCCTCGAACGGTGCGCCCGAGGAGTTTTATCCCGTTATCGGGCAGGTGTTCGGAAATGTGCTGCCGCGTCGGTTCCTCGCCGATCTGACGCCGTTGCTCGAACGGCACCGGCCGGATCTCGTCGTCTACGAAAGCGGCAACGCCGGTGGTGCCATCGCCGCCCGGCTGGCGGGCGTTCCCGCGATCGGGCACGGTTTCGGCCGGGTTTCGCCGGGCGAGGTCATCGACGTCATCAACGGCCGTCTCGCGGAATTCGCCACGGAGGTCGGTTTCGAGGGTGCGGCCCTGCACTCGTACGGCGACCCGGTCGTCGACATCTGCCCGGAATCGGTGCAATCACCGGATTTCCTGGCCGGTGCGAACCGGATCCCGCTGCGGCCCGTCGGCTGGGCCGAGCCCGGCGATCTCCCGCCGGGTGTGGTGGGGCGGGACAAGAGCCGTCCGCTGATCTACCTCACCCTCGGCACCGCGTTCGGTGACGAGGACGTGCTCAAGCGGGCCATCGGCGGCCTGGCACGGATCGACGCGGACGTCATCGTCGCGGCGGGCCCGACGGTGGACCCGGCGCAGCTGGGGAACGTCCCGGCCAACGTCCGGGTCGAGGCGTGGGTGCCGCAGGCCGAGCTCCTGCCGCACGTCGACCTCGTGGTCCACCACGGTGGTAGCGGGACGACGCTGGGTGCCTTCGGGGCCGGGCTGCCGCAGCTGGTGCTTCCGCAGGGGGCGGACCAGTTCACGAACGCCGAAGCCGTCGTCGCCGCTGGGGTGGGCGCGCAGCTGATCGGTGGCGCCATCGTCGAGGACGCCATCCACGAACAGGCTCGAACGCTGCTCGCCGACGAAGGGGTCCTCGGCGCGGCACGGAAACTCGGCGATGAGGTCGCCGCGATGCCGTCGCCGGCGGAGGTCGCCCAGCGGCTTCCCGAGTTCGCGGGCTGA
- a CDS encoding purine-nucleoside phosphorylase, whose translation MSENEVAAAAAIAERTGVEKHDIAVVLGSGWRPAADVIGEPEAEIPLGELPGFVAPGAVGHGGTARSVRVGEKRALILLGRTHFYEGKGIDPVVHNVRTAAAAGAKTVLLTNAAGGLREGFRVGQPVLISDHLNLTARSPIVGANFVDLTDLYSKRLRDIAREIDPSLEEGVYAGLTGPHFETPAEIHMLRTLGADLVGMSTVLEAIAARAAGIEVFGLSLVTNLAAGMTGEPLNHEEVLEAGRQSATRMGTLLKELVTLA comes from the coding sequence ATGAGTGAGAACGAGGTCGCGGCGGCCGCCGCCATCGCCGAACGCACCGGCGTCGAGAAGCACGACATCGCCGTCGTGCTCGGTTCGGGCTGGCGCCCGGCGGCGGACGTCATCGGGGAGCCCGAGGCGGAGATCCCGCTGGGCGAACTGCCGGGATTCGTCGCGCCGGGCGCGGTCGGGCACGGCGGGACCGCCCGGTCGGTCCGCGTCGGCGAGAAGCGCGCGCTGATCCTGCTGGGCCGCACGCATTTCTACGAGGGCAAGGGCATCGACCCGGTCGTGCACAACGTGCGCACCGCCGCGGCGGCGGGCGCCAAGACGGTGCTGCTGACCAACGCGGCAGGCGGCCTGCGCGAGGGTTTCCGCGTCGGGCAGCCGGTGCTGATCTCCGACCACCTGAACCTGACCGCGCGTTCGCCGATCGTCGGCGCGAACTTCGTCGACCTGACGGACCTGTACTCGAAGCGGCTGCGCGACATCGCGCGCGAAATCGACCCGTCGCTGGAAGAGGGCGTCTACGCGGGACTCACCGGGCCGCATTTCGAGACCCCGGCGGAGATCCACATGCTGCGGACCCTCGGCGCCGACCTCGTCGGCATGTCGACGGTGCTGGAGGCCATCGCCGCCCGCGCCGCCGGGATCGAGGTGTTCGGGCTTTCGCTGGTGACCAACCTGGCTGCCGGGATGACCGGGGAACCGCTGAACCACGAAGAGGTCCTCGAGGCGGGCCGACAGTCGGCCACCCGCATGGGCACTCTCCTGAAGGAACTCGTCACCCTCGCCTGA
- a CDS encoding ABA4-like family protein, which produces MSVETLFTWTFPLATPFWLLMIFLPGWSWTRRILSSPWVPLLPLIPYFVLAIAHLGELWTAVSRPDLDVLSAFTGSPYGAATIWAHLIAFDLFIARWMYFESREHRIHPLVTGPILALTIFLSPFGLVAFLLVRSVRIRSSHE; this is translated from the coding sequence ATGAGCGTCGAGACCCTGTTCACCTGGACCTTCCCGCTGGCGACGCCGTTCTGGCTGCTGATGATCTTCCTGCCGGGCTGGTCCTGGACGCGCCGGATCCTGTCCTCGCCCTGGGTGCCGCTGCTGCCGCTGATCCCCTACTTCGTGCTCGCCATCGCGCACCTCGGCGAGCTCTGGACGGCGGTCAGCAGGCCGGACCTGGACGTGCTCAGCGCGTTCACCGGAAGCCCGTACGGGGCGGCGACGATCTGGGCGCATCTGATCGCCTTCGACCTGTTCATCGCGCGCTGGATGTACTTCGAATCCCGCGAACACCGGATCCACCCGCTGGTGACCGGCCCGATCCTGGCGCTCACGATCTTCCTGTCGCCGTTCGGGCTGGTGGCGTTCCTGCTCGTGCGAAGTGTCCGGATACGCTCGTCGCATGAGTGA
- a CDS encoding MerR family transcriptional regulator: MTLEPSPRSELLRVRMAELSEKAGVPVATIKYYLREGLLPPGERTSPNQAKYADGHVQRIKLIRALMDVGGLSLATVGEVLAAVDEGKASPHRILGIAQEGITSSRQVVDEESREWALATVRDLAERRDWPCKDPEDPIIQALIGVLCAIRDVGHGWYLDKLDAYAEIADRTADLDLEGIAGVESLERIIEIAVVETVLGDRLLSVLRRLAQQRASKAHFARLAVDDE, translated from the coding sequence ATGACCCTGGAACCGTCCCCGAGATCGGAGTTGCTACGCGTGCGGATGGCGGAGCTGAGTGAAAAAGCCGGGGTCCCGGTCGCCACGATCAAGTACTACCTGCGGGAAGGACTGCTCCCGCCGGGCGAGCGGACCAGCCCCAATCAGGCGAAGTACGCCGACGGGCACGTCCAGCGGATCAAGCTGATCAGGGCGCTGATGGACGTCGGCGGCCTTTCCCTCGCGACGGTCGGCGAGGTGCTCGCCGCGGTCGACGAAGGGAAGGCCAGTCCCCACCGCATCCTCGGCATCGCCCAGGAAGGCATCACGAGCTCTCGCCAGGTCGTCGACGAAGAAAGCCGGGAGTGGGCCCTCGCCACGGTCCGCGACCTGGCCGAGCGCCGGGACTGGCCATGCAAAGATCCCGAAGACCCGATCATCCAGGCCCTGATCGGTGTCCTGTGCGCGATCCGGGACGTCGGGCACGGCTGGTACCTCGACAAACTCGACGCCTACGCCGAGATCGCCGACCGGACCGCCGACCTGGACCTCGAAGGCATCGCCGGGGTCGAGTCACTGGAACGGATCATCGAGATCGCCGTCGTCGAAACCGTTCTGGGCGACAGGCTGCTTTCGGTACTGCGCAGGCTGGCGCAGCAGCGCGCGTCGAAGGCGCACTTCGCGCGGCTAGCCGTCGACGATGAGTGA
- a CDS encoding serine/threonine-protein kinase produces MPSDTTESPESPGEEKRVVAGRYRLRSVIGSGSMGTVWSAYDEFLHRPVAVKEVRLPPGVPTSQADELRERTLREARAIAVLSHPNVIILHDVARENDEPFVVMELLPSRSLAHILRDHGPLTVEQAAAVGIAVASALEAAHAAGITHRDVKPGNVLVAGDGRIKLTDFGIARNVSEATMTRTGMMLGSPAYIAPEVASGGAVVPAADLWGLGATLFAAIEGSPPYDADGDPLETVGKVVNGKVPKPGPGPLSDVIGALMKKEPSKRITLREVRRRLYPLQAKTLIDLFPTELFHTPDGKKTIAHLDATDTQVIKTVAPEKPAEGTSSELAADPGPLPFLNQPAAAPVPPAELPPMPTVVPLPPRPPGRSAVALVLLALASVVVFLLAAGGGFVLARTVGGQDLMPPVEQQQGDTIATQPPPKLITQQGDASTVNGIKGGRFTIGVPEGWQKFVAPHITRGVPSTVVQYVSPDGRQVIRIERLSGFLSDSPPPAYFSWLKSQHPDIAPINDPVAVPGRGENSLRYTYRTSERSPGARDATNETMRRTTFMDLFSGGTDLWIFSVTSPIEQESSTKTAVFEPVALSLIVDG; encoded by the coding sequence GTGCCGTCCGACACCACCGAGTCCCCCGAGAGCCCTGGCGAAGAGAAGCGTGTCGTCGCCGGGCGATATCGGTTGCGCTCGGTGATCGGCTCGGGATCGATGGGCACGGTCTGGTCGGCCTACGACGAGTTCCTGCACCGCCCGGTCGCGGTCAAAGAGGTCCGCCTCCCGCCCGGCGTCCCGACCTCGCAGGCCGACGAACTGCGCGAACGCACTCTGCGCGAAGCCCGCGCGATCGCCGTTCTGAGTCACCCGAACGTGATCATCCTGCACGACGTCGCGCGCGAGAACGACGAACCCTTCGTCGTCATGGAGCTGCTGCCGTCGCGCAGCCTCGCGCACATCCTGCGCGACCACGGGCCGCTGACCGTCGAGCAGGCGGCGGCGGTCGGCATCGCGGTGGCGTCCGCGCTCGAGGCCGCGCACGCCGCCGGGATCACCCACCGTGACGTCAAACCGGGGAACGTCCTGGTCGCCGGGGACGGCCGGATCAAGCTCACCGACTTCGGCATCGCGCGCAACGTCTCCGAAGCCACCATGACCCGCACCGGGATGATGCTGGGCTCCCCCGCCTACATCGCGCCCGAGGTCGCCTCGGGTGGCGCGGTCGTGCCCGCCGCCGATCTGTGGGGTCTCGGCGCGACGTTGTTCGCCGCCATCGAGGGCTCGCCGCCCTACGACGCCGACGGTGACCCGCTCGAAACAGTCGGCAAGGTCGTCAACGGAAAGGTGCCGAAGCCCGGCCCCGGTCCGCTGTCCGACGTCATCGGCGCGCTCATGAAGAAGGAGCCGTCGAAGCGGATCACCCTGCGCGAGGTGCGGCGCCGCCTGTACCCGCTGCAGGCCAAGACGTTGATCGACCTCTTCCCCACCGAGCTGTTCCACACGCCCGACGGCAAGAAGACCATCGCGCATCTCGACGCGACCGACACCCAGGTGATCAAGACGGTCGCCCCGGAAAAACCGGCCGAAGGCACGAGTTCCGAACTCGCCGCCGACCCCGGCCCGCTGCCGTTCCTGAACCAGCCCGCCGCGGCACCCGTGCCGCCTGCCGAACTGCCGCCGATGCCGACCGTCGTCCCGCTGCCGCCCCGCCCGCCGGGCCGGTCCGCGGTGGCCCTAGTGCTGCTGGCGCTCGCGTCGGTCGTCGTCTTCCTGCTGGCCGCAGGCGGCGGGTTCGTGCTGGCCAGGACCGTCGGCGGGCAGGATCTGATGCCGCCGGTGGAGCAGCAGCAGGGCGACACGATCGCCACCCAGCCGCCGCCAAAGCTGATCACGCAGCAGGGTGACGCCAGCACGGTGAACGGCATCAAGGGCGGCCGGTTCACCATCGGTGTCCCGGAAGGCTGGCAGAAGTTCGTCGCGCCGCACATCACCAGGGGTGTGCCGAGCACGGTGGTCCAGTACGTCTCGCCCGACGGCCGCCAGGTCATCCGGATCGAGCGGCTGAGCGGTTTCCTGTCCGACAGCCCGCCGCCCGCCTACTTCAGCTGGCTGAAGTCGCAGCATCCGGACATCGCGCCCATCAACGATCCCGTCGCCGTGCCCGGCCGGGGCGAAAACAGCCTGCGCTACACCTACCGGACGAGCGAGCGCTCGCCGGGAGCCAGGGACGCCACGAACGAAACCATGCGGCGCACGACGTTCATGGACCTGTTCAGCGGCGGCACGGATCTGTGGATCTTCTCGGTGACCTCGCCGATCGAGCAGGAGTCCTCCACGAAGACCGCGGTGTTCGAGCCCGTCGCGCTGTCACTCATCGTCGACGGCTAG
- a CDS encoding methylmalonyl-CoA mutase family protein produces MTEVAETESVPTPGGHAAPAEPDALKLAAEFPEASREQWRELVAGVLRKSGAIDEGFEGLPESKLVTRTYDGLEIQPLYTAEDAVEGTGFPGLPPFVRSARPEGSVTTGWDIRARYARRDAKATNTAILADLEGGVSSIWLRAGATGVPVADLGDALNEVYVDLAPVTLDAGEEYEAAANELFTLFAEREIPASAVTATLAADPIGLTARTGTAHPLAPAAQLAARVAQSHPKVRTIVADGLPFHEAGGSDAQELGATIAAGVAYLRALTEAGLDVDAAAGQLEFRLAATADQFLTIAKFRAARRLWARVTEVSGGKGAGMRQHAVTSPAMLTQRDPWVNMLRTTLACFGAGVGGADAITVLPFDAAIGQPDAFSARIARNTHAVLLEESKLAGVIDPAGGSWYVENLTEDLAQAAWREFTAIEAAGGIEAELASGALAGRLAETWEKRSKRIGTRRDPITGVSEFPNLTEKTVVRDAVEDLPGGGLPRYRYAEVFEALRDRADAHPSRPRVFLATLGPVAAHTGRASFAANLFQAGGIEAVNPGAPEDIVAEFRASGTTVACLCGSNTSYAEEADSVAKALKEAGATSVLLAGKPGDHPDVTGYLFTGCDALEVLTGTLNELGVQ; encoded by the coding sequence ATGACGGAAGTGGCCGAGACGGAGTCAGTGCCGACCCCCGGTGGACACGCTGCACCTGCCGAGCCCGACGCGCTGAAGCTCGCGGCCGAGTTCCCGGAAGCGAGCCGGGAGCAGTGGCGGGAGCTCGTCGCCGGAGTGCTGCGCAAGAGCGGCGCGATCGACGAAGGCTTCGAAGGCCTGCCTGAAAGCAAGCTGGTCACCCGGACGTATGACGGCCTGGAGATCCAGCCGCTCTACACCGCCGAGGACGCGGTCGAGGGAACGGGTTTCCCCGGTCTGCCGCCGTTCGTGCGAAGTGCCCGGCCCGAGGGTTCGGTGACGACCGGCTGGGACATCCGCGCCCGGTACGCGCGCCGCGACGCCAAGGCCACGAACACCGCGATCCTCGCCGACCTCGAAGGCGGCGTCAGTTCGATCTGGCTGCGCGCCGGCGCGACCGGGGTCCCGGTCGCGGACCTGGGCGACGCGCTGAACGAGGTCTACGTCGACCTCGCGCCCGTCACCCTCGACGCGGGCGAAGAGTACGAAGCCGCCGCGAACGAGTTGTTCACTCTCTTCGCCGAGCGCGAGATCCCGGCGAGCGCGGTCACCGCGACCCTCGCCGCCGACCCGATCGGACTGACCGCGCGCACCGGCACGGCGCATCCGCTCGCCCCCGCCGCTCAGCTGGCGGCGAGGGTCGCGCAGAGTCACCCGAAGGTGCGAACGATCGTCGCCGACGGCCTGCCGTTCCACGAGGCGGGCGGTTCGGACGCGCAGGAGCTCGGCGCGACCATCGCGGCCGGCGTCGCCTATCTGCGGGCGCTCACCGAAGCGGGGCTGGACGTCGACGCCGCGGCCGGGCAGCTCGAATTCCGGCTCGCCGCCACGGCGGATCAGTTCCTCACGATCGCCAAGTTCCGCGCCGCGCGGCGGCTGTGGGCCCGTGTCACCGAGGTTTCGGGCGGCAAGGGCGCGGGGATGCGGCAACACGCGGTCACCTCGCCCGCGATGCTGACCCAGCGCGACCCGTGGGTGAACATGCTGCGGACCACGCTCGCCTGTTTCGGCGCCGGGGTCGGCGGCGCGGACGCGATCACCGTGCTCCCGTTCGACGCCGCGATCGGCCAGCCGGACGCCTTCTCCGCGCGGATCGCGCGCAATACGCACGCCGTCCTGCTGGAGGAGTCCAAACTGGCCGGGGTCATCGATCCGGCGGGTGGCTCCTGGTACGTCGAGAACCTCACCGAAGACCTGGCCCAGGCTGCGTGGCGTGAGTTCACCGCGATCGAGGCGGCGGGCGGGATCGAGGCCGAACTGGCCTCCGGCGCGCTCGCCGGACGCCTCGCCGAAACCTGGGAAAAGCGGTCGAAGCGGATCGGGACGCGTCGCGATCCGATCACCGGCGTCAGCGAATTCCCCAACCTGACGGAGAAAACGGTCGTCCGCGACGCCGTCGAAGACCTGCCCGGCGGCGGGCTGCCCCGCTATCGGTACGCCGAGGTCTTCGAAGCCCTGCGGGACCGGGCGGACGCGCACCCCAGCCGTCCTCGCGTCTTCCTCGCCACGCTCGGCCCGGTCGCGGCGCATACCGGGCGGGCGAGTTTCGCGGCGAACCTGTTCCAAGCCGGCGGGATCGAGGCCGTGAACCCCGGTGCCCCCGAAGACATTGTGGCGGAATTCCGGGCCAGCGGGACGACGGTCGCCTGTCTCTGCGGAAGCAACACCTCCTACGCGGAAGAAGCGGACAGCGTCGCGAAGGCGTTGAAGGAAGCGGGCGCCACGTCGGTGCTTCTCGCCGGGAAACCCGGCGACCACCCGGACGTCACGGGCTATCTCTTCACGGGCTGCGACGCCCTCGAAGTCCTGACCGGCACGTTGAACGAGCTCGGAGTGCAGTGA
- the scpA gene encoding methylmalonyl-CoA mutase has product MTIPNFAGVDLGGPDPADRPQWTEALHAATGKGPDALAWETPEGIGVKPVYTADDLSGVDFLGTYPGVAPYLRGPYPTMYVNQPWTIRQYAGFSTAEESNAFYRRNLAAGQKGLSVAFDLATHRGYDSDHPRVAGDVGMAGVAIDSIYDMRQLFDGIPLDKMSVSMTMNGAVLPVLALYVVAAEEQGVSPDKLAGTIQNDILKEFMVRNTYIYPPQPSMRIISDIFSFTSRNMPKYNSISISGYHMQEAGATADLELAYTLADGVEYIRAGVDAGLDVDKFAPRLSFFWAIGMNFFMEVAKLRAARLLWAKLVKGFEPKSSKSLSLRTHSQTSGWSLTAQDVYNNVVRTCVEAMAATQGHTQSLHTNALDEALALPTDFSARIARNTQLLLQQESGTTRVIDPWGGSAFVEKLTYDLARKAWGHISEVEQAGGMAKAIDAGIPKLRIEEAAARTQARIDSGRQPVIGVNKYLVTDDEQIDVLKVDNAGVRTQQLEKLRRLREERDEDATQDALRRLTAGAQSDGNLLALAIDAARAKATVGEISDSLEKIWGRHSGQIRTISGVYREEVGKAENVEQARELVEKFAEEEGRRPRILVAKMGQDGHDRGQKVIATGFADIGFDVDVGPLFSTPGEVARQAIEADVHVIGVSSLAAGHLSLVPALRSELAGQGREDIIVVVGGVIPPQDYEELRAAGAAAIFGPGTVIADAAIDLIGQLTAQES; this is encoded by the coding sequence ATGACCATCCCGAACTTCGCCGGTGTCGACCTCGGCGGCCCGGACCCGGCCGACCGTCCTCAGTGGACCGAAGCGTTGCACGCCGCCACCGGCAAAGGCCCCGACGCGCTCGCGTGGGAGACCCCGGAGGGCATCGGCGTCAAGCCGGTCTACACCGCCGACGATCTGTCCGGAGTGGACTTCCTCGGGACGTATCCCGGTGTCGCGCCGTACCTGCGTGGCCCGTACCCGACGATGTACGTCAACCAGCCGTGGACCATCCGCCAGTACGCGGGGTTCTCCACCGCCGAGGAGTCGAACGCCTTCTACCGCCGCAATCTCGCCGCCGGGCAGAAGGGCCTCTCGGTCGCCTTCGACCTCGCGACGCACCGCGGCTACGACTCCGACCACCCGCGCGTCGCCGGTGACGTCGGCATGGCGGGCGTCGCGATCGACTCGATCTACGACATGCGCCAGCTCTTCGACGGCATCCCGCTCGACAAGATGAGTGTTTCGATGACCATGAACGGCGCCGTCCTGCCGGTGCTCGCGCTGTACGTCGTCGCGGCCGAGGAACAGGGTGTCTCGCCGGACAAGCTGGCCGGGACCATCCAGAACGACATCCTCAAGGAGTTCATGGTCCGCAACACCTACATCTACCCGCCGCAGCCGTCGATGCGGATCATCTCGGACATCTTCTCGTTCACCTCGCGGAACATGCCGAAGTACAACTCGATCTCCATCTCCGGCTACCACATGCAGGAAGCCGGGGCGACCGCCGATCTGGAGCTGGCGTACACGCTCGCGGACGGCGTCGAGTACATCCGCGCCGGGGTCGACGCGGGGCTCGATGTCGACAAGTTCGCGCCGCGCCTGTCCTTCTTCTGGGCGATCGGGATGAACTTCTTCATGGAGGTCGCGAAACTCCGCGCCGCACGGCTGCTGTGGGCCAAGCTGGTGAAGGGCTTCGAGCCCAAGTCGTCGAAGTCGCTTTCGCTGCGGACGCATTCGCAGACCTCGGGCTGGTCGCTGACCGCTCAGGACGTCTACAACAACGTCGTCCGCACCTGTGTCGAGGCGATGGCGGCGACGCAGGGGCACACGCAGTCGCTGCACACCAACGCCCTCGACGAGGCGCTCGCGCTGCCCACGGACTTCTCCGCCCGCATCGCGCGGAACACGCAGCTGCTGCTCCAGCAGGAATCCGGCACGACGCGCGTCATCGACCCGTGGGGTGGCAGCGCGTTCGTCGAGAAGCTGACCTACGACCTCGCGCGCAAGGCGTGGGGCCACATCAGCGAGGTCGAGCAGGCGGGCGGGATGGCGAAGGCGATCGACGCCGGCATCCCGAAGCTGCGCATCGAGGAGGCCGCGGCAAGGACTCAGGCGCGGATCGACTCCGGCCGTCAGCCGGTGATCGGGGTCAACAAATACCTGGTCACCGACGATGAGCAGATCGACGTGCTCAAGGTCGACAACGCGGGCGTGCGCACACAGCAGCTGGAGAAGCTCCGTCGGCTGCGCGAAGAGCGGGACGAGGACGCCACACAGGACGCGCTGCGACGGCTCACGGCGGGCGCCCAGTCGGACGGCAACCTGCTCGCGCTGGCCATCGACGCCGCCAGGGCGAAGGCCACGGTCGGCGAGATCTCCGACTCGCTGGAGAAGATCTGGGGGCGCCACTCCGGCCAGATTCGTACGATCTCCGGTGTGTACCGCGAGGAGGTCGGCAAGGCCGAGAACGTCGAGCAGGCGCGCGAGCTGGTCGAGAAGTTCGCCGAGGAGGAAGGCCGCCGTCCCCGGATCCTGGTCGCGAAGATGGGCCAGGACGGCCACGACCGCGGCCAGAAGGTGATCGCGACCGGTTTCGCCGACATCGGTTTCGACGTCGACGTCGGCCCGCTGTTCTCCACCCCCGGCGAGGTCGCGCGGCAGGCGATCGAGGCGGACGTGCACGTCATCGGCGTTTCGTCGCTGGCCGCCGGGCATCTCTCGCTGGTCCCCGCGCTGCGTTCCGAGCTCGCCGGCCAGGGCCGCGAGGACATCATCGTCGTGGTCGGCGGTGTCATCCCGCCGCAGGACTACGAGGAGTTGCGCGCGGCGGGCGCGGCGGCGATCTTCGGCCCCGGCACGGTCATCGCCGACGCGGCGATCGACCTGATCGGGCAGCTGACCGCACAGGAGTCCTGA
- the meaB gene encoding methylmalonyl Co-A mutase-associated GTPase MeaB: protein MPRKIDVGALAKGVLAGDRGLLSQAITLVESSREDHRAQAQELLVELLPHAGGARRVGITGVPGVGKSTFIDQLGTDLTEAGHKVAVLAVDPSSTRTGGSILGDKTRMARLAVDPKAFIRPSPTSGTLGGVARATRETIVLMEAAGYDIVLVETVGVGQSEVTVANMVDCFLFLTLARTGDQLQGIKKGVLELADVIAVNKADGDHERDAKRAARELAGALRMIYGRDAEWTPPVLTCSALTDVGLDEVWAEIGRHRDVLTASGELDGRRRRQQVEWTWSMVREQLLGRLAAHPDVRAVVPDVERAVRDGELTPTLAAQRILEAFSGPPRGG, encoded by the coding sequence TTGCCGCGCAAGATCGACGTCGGGGCGCTGGCCAAGGGTGTCCTCGCGGGTGACCGCGGCCTGCTGTCGCAGGCGATCACGCTCGTCGAGTCCAGCCGGGAAGACCACCGGGCGCAGGCGCAGGAACTGCTGGTCGAGCTGCTCCCGCACGCGGGCGGCGCGCGGCGGGTCGGCATCACCGGCGTCCCCGGTGTCGGCAAGTCGACCTTCATCGACCAGCTCGGCACGGATCTGACCGAGGCCGGGCACAAGGTCGCCGTGCTGGCCGTCGACCCGTCGTCGACGCGGACCGGCGGCTCGATCCTGGGCGACAAGACCCGGATGGCCCGGCTCGCGGTGGACCCGAAGGCGTTCATCCGCCCTTCGCCGACTTCGGGCACGCTCGGCGGTGTCGCGCGCGCGACGCGCGAAACGATCGTGCTGATGGAAGCGGCCGGATACGACATCGTGCTGGTCGAGACCGTCGGCGTCGGGCAGTCCGAGGTGACCGTGGCGAACATGGTCGACTGCTTCCTGTTCCTGACCCTGGCCCGCACCGGCGACCAGCTGCAGGGCATCAAGAAGGGTGTCCTCGAACTCGCCGACGTCATCGCGGTCAACAAGGCCGACGGCGACCACGAACGTGACGCGAAGCGCGCGGCCCGCGAACTCGCCGGCGCCTTGCGGATGATCTACGGGCGGGACGCCGAGTGGACGCCGCCGGTGCTCACCTGCAGCGCACTCACCGACGTCGGGCTGGACGAGGTGTGGGCCGAAATCGGCCGTCACCGCGACGTGCTGACCGCGTCCGGCGAACTCGACGGGCGGCGACGGCGGCAGCAGGTCGAGTGGACCTGGTCGATGGTCCGCGAACAGCTGCTCGGCCGCCTCGCCGCGCATCCGGACGTGCGAGCGGTCGTTCCGGACGTCGAACGGGCGGTCCGGGACGGTGAACTGACCCCGACGCTGGCCGCTCAACGGATTCTGGAGGCGTTCTCCGGTCCTCCGCGTGGCGGCTGA